From the genome of Hyperolius riggenbachi isolate aHypRig1 chromosome 9, aHypRig1.pri, whole genome shotgun sequence, one region includes:
- the LOC137531865 gene encoding E3 ubiquitin-protein ligase TRIM11-like: protein MASADLSEELKCSLCQTIYTDPVSLRCGHNFCRVCIDRVLDSQEGSAGYTCPQCRKRFRDRPGLQTNIALRNIAERFLTTQPDQEEAGVHCTYCVDSPVPAVMSCLLCDASLCDKHLRVHSKAPEHVLCAPTTSPETRKCSVHKEILKYYCTEDAACVCVTCRLDGEHRGHQVETLQEASEKKKKKLRNDLQTLMAETEEAEKRVQSLEELRRKAQEKADGEAERVTALFSDLRRRLEELEKRVLSDIMRQAEMMSQSYDDIIRQLEIKKEELSRKMRHIEELCHMTDPLTVLQESDTGDLCDTEDRHDKQLHDGGDLDVASISHTLHTGLADIMSGVTGGISVQPADILLDVNTASNKLHISADRKTATLSHREQNRPETPERFQWPQVLSSRSFSSGRHYWEVDVGGSERWIVGMCYPSIDRRGEQSVIGYNNKSWCLDRWDNQYSVRHDRKDIELPDEIPSDRVRIYLDYEAGQISFYALCDPIRHLHTCITTFTEPLHAGLWVLGGCIKISGGSQGV from the coding sequence ATGGCGTCTGCTGATCTGAGCGAGGAGCTGAAGTGTTCCCTCTGTCAGACcatttatacagatcctgtaagcctgagatgtggtcacaacttctgccgggTCTGTATTGATCGTGTGCTAGACTCACAGGAGGGGTCTGCAGGTTATACCTGTCCTCAGTGTAGGAAGAGGTTCAGGGACCGGCCTGGATTACAGACAAACATTGCTCTGAGGAACATAGCAGAGCGTTTCCTGACTACTCAGCCAGATCAGGAGGAGGCCGGAGTCCATTGTACTTACTGTGTGGACTCTCCTGTACCTGCTGTTATGTCCTGTCTGCTGTGTGACGCTTCTCTGTGTGATAAAcacctgagagtccacagcaaggcaccagaacacgtcttatgtgcccccaccacctccccggagaccaggaaatgctccgtccataagGAAATACTgaagtattactgcactgaggatgcagcctgtGTCTGTGTAACCTGCAGACTGGATGGAGAACATCGGGGACACCAGGTGGAGACACTACAGGAGGCctctgagaagaagaagaagaagctgaggAATGATCTGCAGACActgatggcagagacagaggaggctgagaaaagagtccagagtctggaggaactcaggagaaaagcacaagaaaaagcagatggtgaagcagagagagtcactgccctgtttagtgacctcaggagacggctggaggagctggagaagagagtcctgagtgacatcatgaggcaggcagagatgatgtCACAATCCTATGATGACATCATCAGACAGCTGGAGATAAAGAaggaggagctgtccaggaagatgcgtcacattgaggagctgtgtcacatgactgatccactgactgtcttacaggaatcagacacaggtgacttgtgtgacacggaggacagacatgataagcagctccatgatggaggggatctggatgtggccagcatctcacacacattacacacaggactggctgatatcatgtctggggtaactggggggatctctgtacagcctgcagacatattactggatgtaaacacagctaGTAATAAGCTACATATATCAGctgacaggaaaactgcaaccCTGTCACATAGAGAGCAGAACCGCCCAGAAACACCAGAGAGATTTCAGTGGCCTCAGGTGTTGAGCAGCCggagtttctcctcagggcgacattactgggaagtggatgttgggggATCAGAGAGATGGATAGtcgggatgtgttaccccagtatagacaggaggGGAGAGCAGTCAGTGATTGGATATAATAACAAGTCCTGGTGTTTGGACAGGTGGGATAATCAGTACTCAGTTAGACATGACAGGAAAGATATCGAGTTACCTGATGAGATCCCCAGTGATAGAGTCaggatatatctggattatgaggccgggcagatctccttttatgccctgtgtgaccccatcagacacctccacacatGTATTaccaccttcactgagcccctacATGCTGGGTTATGGGTACTGGGAGGTTGTATAAAGATATCTGGGGGGAGTCAGGGGGTGTGA